One Candidatus Sulfurimonas baltica DNA segment encodes these proteins:
- a CDS encoding DUF2393 family protein: protein MITLFNYWHFIVLSLIFLIFLSGVYAAFKQDQSKLRFPMIISASLISVLLAGFSVVAVDKYTKIVKLYRLDNKRMLSSEKIMYSGIVKNEGKHEVGEVIFEIKLVNKGHVTGNVKAGSFFSPSGFFDFFSGGAGVLYKPQQVKEEFIVAKNLKAGEAREFRVYLDYPPYFRSTSQFTKIYAH from the coding sequence ATGATTACTCTGTTTAACTATTGGCATTTTATTGTTTTATCTTTGATATTTTTGATATTTTTGAGTGGTGTGTATGCTGCATTTAAACAGGATCAATCAAAGTTAAGATTCCCTATGATTATATCCGCATCTCTTATTTCAGTACTTTTAGCCGGATTTTCAGTTGTGGCAGTTGACAAGTATACAAAAATTGTAAAACTATACAGGTTGGACAACAAAAGAATGCTGAGTAGCGAAAAAATTATGTATAGTGGCATAGTTAAAAATGAGGGTAAGCATGAAGTTGGTGAAGTGATTTTTGAAATAAAGCTTGTCAATAAAGGTCATGTAACAGGAAATGTAAAGGCAGGTTCATTTTTCAGCCCTAGTGGTTTTTTTGATTTTTTCTCAGGAGGGGCAGGTGTATTATACAAGCCTCAGCAAGTGAAAGAAGAATTTATAGTTGCTAAAAATTTAAAGGCTGGTGAAGCTAGAGAGTTTAGAGTATATTTAGATTATCCACCATACTTTAGAAGTACGTCACAGTTTACAAAAATTTATGCGCACTAA
- the trxB gene encoding thioredoxin-disulfide reductase: MLDCAIIGGGPAGLTAGLYTTRGGLENVTMFEKGMPGGQITSSSEIENYPGVTGEITGMDLMMPWPEQCQKFGLKHEMVEVKRVTKDGDIFKIHKEDGSITEAHSVIIGTGSSPRRAGFAGEDEFFGKGVSTCATCDGFFYKGKEVAVVGGGDTALEEALYLAKICSKVYLIHRRDTFRSAPNTVARIKKTENIELVLNSVPHEVYGDAMGVTGLRVKNKNGEIRDIKVPGVFTFVGNDVNNQTLIQEDGSFLCDVNKSGEVIVDISMKTSIDGLFATGDMRIAAPKQVVSAAGDGAVAALQAISYVDEKLHS; the protein is encoded by the coding sequence ATACTGGATTGTGCAATTATCGGCGGTGGACCTGCAGGACTTACTGCAGGATTATACACCACACGTGGTGGTTTAGAGAATGTAACAATGTTTGAAAAAGGGATGCCAGGTGGTCAAATCACTTCAAGTAGTGAAATAGAAAATTACCCTGGAGTAACCGGTGAAATCACAGGTATGGATTTGATGATGCCGTGGCCTGAGCAATGCCAAAAATTTGGACTTAAACATGAAATGGTAGAAGTAAAACGTGTCACAAAAGATGGAGATATTTTTAAAATTCATAAAGAAGACGGAAGCATAACTGAAGCACATAGTGTTATTATTGGCACTGGTTCCTCTCCTCGTCGTGCAGGTTTTGCCGGAGAAGATGAATTTTTTGGAAAAGGGGTAAGCACATGTGCAACATGTGATGGTTTTTTCTATAAAGGAAAAGAGGTTGCTGTTGTTGGTGGTGGTGACACAGCCTTAGAAGAGGCACTTTATCTTGCTAAAATATGTTCTAAAGTTTATTTAATTCACAGGCGAGATACTTTCCGCTCGGCTCCAAATACAGTTGCTAGAATTAAAAAAACAGAGAATATTGAGCTGGTTTTAAACTCAGTTCCGCACGAGGTATATGGTGATGCCATGGGTGTTACTGGGCTTCGTGTTAAAAATAAAAATGGTGAAATTAGGGACATTAAAGTTCCCGGAGTTTTCACCTTTGTGGGAAATGATGTAAATAATCAAACTCTTATTCAAGAAGATGGCAGCTTTCTTTGCGATGTGAATAAATCTGGTGAAGTTATAGTTGATATTAGCATGAAAACTTCTATTGACGGACTTTTTGCAACCGGTGATATGCGCATAGCAGCCCCAAAACAGGTTGTCAGTGCAGCAGGAGACGGTGCTGTTGCAGCTCTTCAAGCTATCTCATATGTAGATGAGAAATTACACTCTTAG
- a CDS encoding prohibitin family protein → MASDMNDYFNKKKSEEGGFKKPSSGNSGGGGGGPQMPKLDFNMGAKSGIIYFIIAVVILLVLAKPFTIIQEGERGILSTNGKYQDQALLPGLHFIVPVIQKVYIVDTKVRIINYASQIEASGGNAAGINVKPAITVLDKRGLPVSIELTVQYRLNSQFAAQTISNWGFSWEDKIINPVVRDVVRNVVGKYDAESLPQLRNQIAQEIDKAVRDSVTGLKNSPADLQSVQLREIGLPSKVKEQIERVQVAKQEVQKAEQDVQRAKQEAFKRAAEAEGMAQKARIEAQGIADAVTIEADAKAKANILISKSLTTQLLQLEQMKVQGQFNDALRENRDAKIFLTPGGSTPNIWVDMKDAKQRTTAQ, encoded by the coding sequence ATGGCATCAGATATGAATGACTATTTCAACAAAAAAAAGAGCGAAGAAGGCGGTTTTAAAAAGCCTAGTAGCGGAAATAGCGGAGGAGGGGGCGGTGGTCCTCAAATGCCAAAGCTTGATTTTAATATGGGTGCTAAATCTGGAATAATCTATTTTATAATAGCGGTAGTTATTTTACTTGTTTTGGCAAAACCTTTTACAATTATTCAAGAGGGTGAGCGCGGAATTTTAAGTACAAACGGTAAATACCAAGATCAAGCACTTCTTCCTGGATTACACTTTATTGTCCCAGTAATTCAAAAAGTTTACATTGTAGATACAAAAGTTCGTATTATCAACTATGCTTCGCAGATAGAAGCAAGCGGTGGAAATGCAGCTGGTATTAACGTTAAGCCTGCGATTACAGTTCTTGATAAACGTGGTCTTCCGGTCTCTATTGAACTTACAGTACAGTACAGACTTAACTCACAGTTTGCAGCTCAAACAATCTCTAACTGGGGATTTTCTTGGGAAGACAAAATTATTAATCCTGTTGTAAGAGATGTTGTTCGTAATGTTGTCGGTAAATATGATGCAGAATCACTTCCACAACTTAGAAATCAAATAGCTCAAGAGATTGATAAGGCTGTTAGAGATAGTGTAACAGGTCTTAAAAATTCACCTGCTGACCTTCAGTCTGTGCAACTTCGTGAGATAGGACTACCTAGCAAGGTAAAAGAGCAGATTGAGCGTGTTCAAGTTGCAAAGCAAGAGGTTCAAAAAGCAGAGCAGGATGTTCAACGTGCAAAGCAAGAAGCTTTTAAGCGTGCAGCAGAAGCAGAAGGTATGGCTCAAAAAGCTAGAATTGAAGCACAAGGTATTGCGGATGCTGTTACAATTGAAGCAGATGCAAAAGCTAAAGCAAATATTCTTATTTCAAAATCATTAACTACTCAGTTGTTACAACTAGAGCAGATGAAGGTTCAAGGTCAGTTTAACGATGCTCTTAGAGAGAACAGAGATGCTAAAATATTCTTGACACCTGGCGGTTCAACACCGAATATTTGGGTTGATATGAAAGATGCCAAGCAGAGAACTACGGCTCAGTAG
- a CDS encoding chemotaxis protein, with protein MTQEELDALMNEDIDDLDASELTDEAEEIEVEEEQVIEKKSVKTDDKPLGYSEETAHHWPLPATDENKMVHQLDNVTKESEEKASEIFDIIEGVSNELMAKEENVNNVMEVLNSNIELFTKLSEKFPDVEAFKIQLEKNESALNDTIEAVETLQNSGDAIMSVMDIMQYQDIHRQKIERVINVMRALSRYMNSLFECKIEDEKRVSSAQHIVGDTHNDIASMDEIEALLEQFGSK; from the coding sequence ATGACACAAGAAGAATTAGATGCTTTGATGAACGAAGATATTGATGATTTAGATGCCTCAGAACTTACTGATGAAGCCGAAGAGATTGAAGTCGAAGAAGAGCAGGTAATAGAAAAAAAATCTGTTAAAACTGATGATAAGCCACTAGGGTACAGTGAAGAGACCGCTCACCATTGGCCTTTACCGGCGACTGATGAGAATAAAATGGTTCATCAGCTGGATAATGTAACAAAAGAGAGTGAAGAAAAGGCTAGTGAAATTTTTGATATTATTGAAGGTGTCAGTAATGAGCTGATGGCAAAAGAAGAAAATGTCAATAATGTTATGGAAGTGTTAAACAGCAATATTGAACTTTTTACCAAACTTAGTGAAAAATTTCCGGATGTCGAAGCTTTTAAAATACAATTAGAGAAAAATGAATCCGCACTAAATGACACAATTGAGGCTGTAGAAACACTTCAAAATAGTGGTGATGCTATAATGAGCGTTATGGATATCATGCAGTATCAAGATATCCATCGCCAAAAAATTGAGCGTGTTATAAATGTTATGAGAGCGCTATCACGATATATGAACTCTCTTTTTGAATGTAAAATCGAGGATGAGAAAAGAGTATCTTCTGCTCAGCATATTGTTGGTGATACGCATAATGATATAGCTTCAATGGATGAAATCGAGGCACTTTTGGAGCAGTTCGGAAGTAAATGA
- the hisIE gene encoding bifunctional phosphoribosyl-AMP cyclohydrolase/phosphoribosyl-ATP diphosphatase HisIE: MQEIVNRVDWQKSDLLPVIVQDIQNNEVLMMAYMNKEALELSLTTKIAHYFSRSKQRIWKKGESSGHIQKIHSFNIDCDSDTLLIKVTQEGVACHTGRRSCFFTELESGEANSEVVVSSEALYGVIDTLYHTIQERKNADPESSWTAKLLSKGENTILKKVVEEAGEFSFAYKDNDEKEMIYEAADLTYHMLVALAAKNISPDRIKQELARRFNMSGIFEKNSRNK, encoded by the coding sequence ATGCAGGAGATAGTAAATAGAGTTGACTGGCAAAAGAGTGATCTTCTGCCAGTAATAGTTCAGGACATACAAAATAACGAAGTTCTAATGATGGCTTATATGAACAAAGAAGCCTTAGAACTCTCCCTCACAACAAAAATAGCACACTACTTCTCCCGTTCAAAACAGCGTATTTGGAAAAAAGGCGAGAGCAGTGGACATATTCAAAAGATACACTCTTTTAATATTGACTGCGACAGTGACACTCTTCTTATAAAAGTGACTCAAGAGGGAGTGGCTTGTCATACTGGTCGTCGTTCTTGTTTTTTTACTGAACTTGAATCAGGTGAAGCAAACTCTGAAGTTGTAGTGAGCAGTGAAGCTCTTTACGGAGTAATAGACACACTTTATCATACAATCCAGGAGCGTAAAAACGCAGACCCTGAATCGTCATGGACTGCAAAACTTTTGAGCAAAGGTGAAAATACGATTTTGAAAAAGGTTGTAGAAGAAGCTGGTGAGTTTAGTTTTGCATATAAAGATAATGATGAGAAAGAGATGATATATGAAGCAGCAGATTTAACTTACCATATGTTAGTCGCACTAGCTGCTAAAAATATATCTCCAGATAGAATAAAACAAGAACTCGCTAGAAGATTTAACATGAGTGGTATATTTGAAAAAAACTCGAGAAATAAATAG
- a CDS encoding branched-chain amino acid transaminase, translating into MDAAKYIWMNGEFVAWEDAKVHVLSHTLHYGNGVIEGTKAYKTEKGYAIFRLNDHTKRLKESAKMTLIDIPYSVEEMNQAQIELVRKNEFTGDNVYIRPFAFLGYGVMGVYHKNAPVETVMSAWEWGAYLGEEGMRKGIKLKIASMTRPANTSNMGKAKATANYLNSQMAKYEAVDCGYDEALLLDDQGYVAEASGASFFMVKNGVLITPPNDNSLESITQKTVIEMAENMGLKVERRRITREEVYIADEAFLTGTAAEITPVRMIDAREIGCGSRGVYTEEIQSSYFDIVFGRNEKYEHYLTYID; encoded by the coding sequence ATGGATGCAGCCAAATATATTTGGATGAACGGTGAGTTTGTAGCTTGGGAAGATGCTAAAGTACATGTACTGTCGCACACCTTGCATTATGGAAATGGCGTAATAGAAGGGACTAAAGCTTACAAGACTGAAAAAGGGTACGCTATTTTTCGTTTGAATGACCACACTAAAAGACTTAAAGAGTCTGCTAAAATGACTCTTATTGATATCCCTTACTCTGTTGAGGAGATGAACCAAGCTCAAATAGAGTTAGTAAGAAAAAACGAGTTTACAGGAGACAATGTATATATTCGTCCTTTCGCATTTTTGGGTTACGGTGTTATGGGTGTTTATCATAAAAATGCACCAGTTGAGACTGTTATGTCTGCTTGGGAGTGGGGCGCTTATCTCGGTGAAGAGGGTATGAGAAAAGGTATTAAGCTTAAGATTGCTTCTATGACAAGACCTGCAAATACCTCAAACATGGGTAAAGCAAAAGCAACAGCAAACTACTTAAACTCACAAATGGCAAAATACGAAGCTGTTGACTGCGGGTATGATGAGGCACTTCTGCTTGATGATCAAGGTTATGTTGCAGAAGCAAGCGGAGCTAGCTTTTTCATGGTCAAAAATGGTGTACTTATAACTCCACCAAATGATAATTCACTTGAATCAATAACTCAAAAAACCGTTATAGAGATGGCAGAAAATATGGGTTTAAAAGTAGAACGCCGACGTATTACAAGAGAAGAAGTATATATTGCAGATGAGGCATTTTTAACAGGAACTGCTGCTGAGATTACCCCGGTTCGAATGATAGACGCAAGAGAGATTGGTTGCGGTTCTCGTGGTGTATACACAGAAGAAATACAAAGTTCGTACTTTGATATTGTTTTTGGTCGTAATGAAAAATACGAGCATTATTTAACATATATTGATTAA
- a CDS encoding histidinol-phosphatase HisJ family protein → MTVDLHNHTKLCNHADGEIFEYIEKAIKCNIKYFGFSDHAPMSFDPKYRMSFEQMKTYESDVLKAKEKYKNKIDILIGYEVDYLVGHMDKRILSANVDYLIGSVHFIDEWGFDNPEFIGNYKNQDIDEIWQKYFNAIRDMAKSGLFDIVGHLDLIKVFKFMPKKNIVSIAKEALQAIKEADMSIEINVAGLRKPIAEAYPSLSLLKEAYKLDIPITFGSDAHNPEQVGLFSNEVIEMTKSVGYTKCAIYRARQREFIIF, encoded by the coding sequence ATGACAGTTGATTTACACAACCACACAAAACTTTGTAATCATGCGGATGGTGAAATTTTTGAATATATTGAAAAAGCAATAAAGTGCAATATAAAATATTTTGGATTTTCAGACCATGCCCCAATGAGTTTTGATCCAAAATATCGGATGAGTTTTGAGCAAATGAAAACCTATGAGTCTGATGTATTAAAAGCCAAAGAGAAATATAAAAACAAGATAGATATACTCATCGGTTACGAGGTTGATTATCTTGTAGGTCATATGGACAAAAGAATATTAAGTGCAAATGTTGACTATCTTATCGGTTCTGTCCATTTTATCGATGAGTGGGGATTTGACAACCCTGAATTTATAGGTAACTATAAAAATCAAGATATAGATGAGATCTGGCAAAAATATTTTAATGCAATAAGAGACATGGCAAAAAGTGGACTATTTGATATTGTGGGACATTTAGACCTCATAAAAGTATTTAAATTTATGCCAAAAAAAAATATTGTCTCTATTGCCAAAGAAGCACTCCAAGCTATAAAAGAAGCAGATATGAGCATAGAAATAAACGTAGCCGGACTGAGAAAACCTATTGCAGAAGCTTATCCGTCATTGTCTCTTTTAAAAGAAGCTTACAAACTTGATATTCCAATTACTTTTGGTTCTGATGCTCACAATCCTGAGCAAGTTGGACTATTTAGTAATGAAGTCATAGAAATGACAAAAAGTGTTGGCTACACAAAATGTGCAATTTATAGAGCCAGACAAAGAGAGTTTATTATTTTTTAA
- the purF gene encoding amidophosphoribosyltransferase, giving the protein MREDINEKCAVVGIFGHEEASKLAYFSLHALQHRGQEAAGISSSDGEKLHTIKKRGLVMRVFDEAKLKTLSGSSAIGHTRYSTAGDDSILDAQPVFARYDLGEMAIVHNGNLTNAEEVRNKLIEKGAIFQTFMDTENLIHLIAKSEKKKLLDRIIDAVGRIEGAFSLVFLSRTKMFAMRDRFGFRPLSLGKLPNGGYIVASESCAFDLVSAEFVRDVEPGELLIFEDGKEPKSIKVFEPTPKHCIFEYVYFARPDSKVFGQSVYQTRKNMGKELAHIKPVEADIVIPVPDGGVPAAIGYAQESGIPYEMGIMRNHYIGRTFIEPTQEMRDLKVKMKLSPMTDIIKGKRVIVVDDSIVRGTTSKRIVRMLKEAGAIEVHMRVSSPPTTDPCYYGVDTPNKDKLIAANMTIDEICKFIEADSLAYLDGPALLRSVNTKEDNYCTACFTGDYIV; this is encoded by the coding sequence GTGCGAGAAGATATTAATGAGAAATGTGCTGTTGTTGGGATTTTTGGTCATGAAGAGGCTTCTAAGTTAGCTTATTTTTCACTACATGCTCTTCAACATCGTGGTCAAGAAGCAGCTGGCATAAGCTCTTCTGATGGAGAGAAACTTCATACTATCAAGAAACGTGGTTTAGTTATGCGTGTTTTTGATGAGGCTAAATTAAAAACTCTTAGTGGCTCTAGCGCAATAGGTCATACCCGCTATTCAACAGCGGGGGATGACTCTATACTTGATGCACAGCCCGTCTTTGCAAGATATGATCTAGGTGAGATGGCAATTGTTCATAATGGAAATTTAACCAATGCAGAAGAAGTTCGTAATAAACTTATTGAAAAAGGTGCAATTTTTCAAACATTTATGGACACAGAAAATCTTATTCATCTTATAGCCAAAAGTGAAAAAAAGAAACTCCTAGATAGAATTATAGATGCTGTTGGGAGAATAGAGGGTGCTTTTTCACTTGTATTTTTAAGCAGGACAAAAATGTTCGCAATGCGAGACCGCTTTGGATTTCGTCCATTAAGTCTAGGAAAATTACCAAATGGTGGCTACATAGTAGCAAGTGAGAGCTGTGCTTTTGATCTTGTCAGCGCTGAATTTGTAAGAGATGTTGAGCCAGGTGAACTTTTAATTTTCGAAGACGGCAAAGAGCCAAAAAGTATAAAAGTTTTTGAGCCAACTCCTAAACACTGTATTTTTGAGTATGTATATTTTGCTAGACCCGATTCTAAAGTTTTTGGTCAATCGGTTTATCAAACTAGAAAAAACATGGGAAAAGAACTTGCACATATCAAACCGGTTGAGGCTGATATAGTTATACCTGTACCAGATGGTGGTGTTCCTGCCGCTATTGGTTATGCGCAGGAGAGTGGGATACCATATGAAATGGGCATAATGAGAAATCATTATATTGGCCGTACATTTATTGAACCTACACAAGAGATGCGTGACTTAAAAGTAAAAATGAAACTTTCACCCATGACAGATATAATTAAAGGCAAAAGAGTAATTGTTGTTGATGACTCGATTGTGCGTGGAACAACATCAAAAAGAATTGTCAGGATGCTAAAAGAAGCAGGTGCGATAGAGGTTCATATGAGAGTTTCTTCTCCTCCAACAACTGACCCTTGCTATTATGGAGTAGATACACCAAATAAAGATAAGCTCATTGCAGCAAATATGACTATAGATGAAATATGTAAGTTTATAGAAGCTGACTCACTAGCTTATTTAGATGGTCCAGCTCTTTTAAGAAGTGTAAACACCAAAGAAGACAACTACTGTACAGCTTGTTTTACTGGCGATTACATAGTTTAG
- the dapB gene encoding 4-hydroxy-tetrahydrodipicolinate reductase, producing the protein MVKVGVFGANGRVGKLIIDDLKLTSDISLSSVYVRNNLNFTIDPSVLVTTDIKSFLNGCDIIIDFSLPEACETLLEECLKTPKPLVIGTTGLSAHQLNLLKQASEKMPVLYATNMSLGVALLNKLVYQASAALDGFDIEIVEMHHKHKKDAPSGTALTLGESAARGRGLDLDKVRVSGRDGNIGERSEDEIAVMALRGGDIVGRHTVGFYNDGEFIELNHTATSRNTFSKGAIRAATWLADKKAGLYSISDCLEL; encoded by the coding sequence ATGGTAAAAGTTGGTGTTTTTGGTGCAAATGGTAGAGTTGGAAAACTAATAATAGATGATTTAAAACTTACTAGTGACATAAGTCTTAGTTCCGTATATGTACGTAATAACTTAAATTTCACTATTGACCCTTCTGTTTTAGTAACCACAGATATCAAATCATTTTTGAATGGGTGTGATATTATTATAGATTTTTCTCTCCCTGAGGCCTGTGAAACACTCCTTGAAGAGTGCCTAAAAACACCAAAGCCATTAGTAATAGGCACTACTGGGTTAAGTGCTCATCAATTAAATCTTCTAAAACAAGCAAGTGAAAAAATGCCTGTTTTATACGCTACCAATATGTCTTTAGGAGTAGCACTTTTAAATAAACTTGTCTATCAGGCATCCGCTGCACTTGATGGTTTTGATATTGAAATAGTTGAGATGCATCATAAGCATAAAAAAGATGCTCCAAGTGGTACTGCGCTAACTTTGGGTGAGTCTGCGGCTCGTGGTCGTGGTCTTGATTTAGACAAAGTTCGAGTCAGTGGAAGAGATGGTAACATTGGTGAGCGAAGTGAAGATGAAATAGCCGTTATGGCACTTAGGGGTGGAGATATTGTTGGTCGTCATACGGTTGGATTTTACAATGATGGTGAATTTATAGAACTAAACCACACAGCAACCTCAAGGAATACATTTTCAAAAGGTGCAATCAGAGCTGCTACCTGGCTAGCAGACAAGAAAGCAGGGCTTTACTCAATTTCTGATTGTTTAGAGTTGTAA
- a CDS encoding DUF2393 family protein, whose protein sequence is MINTFIDELIIYDYILFSVIFALFILLFILGLILRKKATKAIVLISLAFFILLVGSTLGYSKMHEYLFSNVTSFISQKKLTFSQAVVVYATVKNNSNFDFVNCKISASAYKVSGNSIKDYIFTFKPLMKMSILEYDILKGEERELKIILEPFTYSNDYNISVEATCR, encoded by the coding sequence ATGATAAACACTTTTATAGATGAATTAATCATATATGATTACATTCTATTTAGTGTGATTTTTGCACTTTTTATACTTCTTTTCATATTAGGTTTGATTTTAAGAAAGAAAGCTACTAAAGCAATTGTTTTAATTTCTTTAGCTTTTTTTATACTTCTAGTTGGGTCAACTTTGGGTTATTCTAAAATGCACGAATATTTGTTCAGCAATGTCACTTCATTTATTAGCCAAAAAAAATTAACCTTTTCTCAAGCAGTAGTTGTTTATGCAACAGTTAAAAATAACTCAAATTTTGATTTTGTAAATTGTAAAATAAGCGCTAGCGCATATAAAGTAAGTGGCAATTCCATAAAGGATTATATATTTACATTTAAGCCATTGATGAAAATGTCGATTTTAGAGTATGATATTTTAAAAGGTGAAGAGAGAGAATTGAAAATTATATTGGAGCCTTTTACTTATTCAAATGATTACAATATTTCGGTGGAGGCAACCTGCAGATGA
- a CDS encoding TIGR01212 family radical SAM protein (This family includes YhcC from E. coli K-12, an uncharacterized radical SAM protein.), giving the protein MNQIYTFGNYLKSKFNSRIYKVGINISGFTCPNIDGTVAKGGCTFCENDSFSASSGETQELKGFYLNLASKDNPNLQKQLEQLEYQYNAISKKQANEYGAEKFLVYFQSFTNTYAPFETLKTLYDKALSFENVVGLSIGTRSDSITEETLDYLVELNKDKEIWIEFGIQSVYDETLEKINRGHSSNNVKEWILKSKQKGLNVCGHLIFGLPDETKEMMLETSKAAYEWGIDSVKYHPLYVVKKTALANDFIKGKFTPISEDDYLDVLVKSIKMKPEHVSVQRVTAGINDNSLLSPDWCRDKNTQIKNINRALKPLNLKY; this is encoded by the coding sequence ATGAATCAGATTTATACCTTTGGCAACTACTTAAAATCTAAGTTTAATAGCAGAATCTACAAAGTTGGTATTAACATCTCTGGCTTCACATGTCCGAATATAGATGGAACAGTTGCCAAGGGTGGCTGTACTTTTTGTGAAAACGATTCCTTTAGTGCAAGCAGTGGTGAAACACAGGAGCTAAAAGGTTTTTATCTAAATCTAGCTTCAAAAGATAACCCAAACCTTCAAAAACAGCTTGAACAACTTGAATATCAGTATAACGCAATCAGCAAAAAACAAGCAAACGAATATGGTGCCGAAAAATTTCTCGTATATTTTCAATCTTTTACAAATACATATGCCCCTTTTGAAACACTAAAAACACTTTACGACAAAGCCCTCTCGTTTGAAAATGTAGTAGGACTAAGTATTGGTACTCGCTCTGACAGTATTACAGAAGAAACACTTGATTATCTCGTAGAGCTAAACAAAGATAAAGAGATATGGATTGAGTTTGGAATTCAATCTGTATATGACGAAACATTAGAGAAGATAAATCGTGGTCATAGTAGCAATAATGTTAAAGAGTGGATTTTAAAATCAAAACAAAAGGGTCTAAATGTTTGTGGACATCTTATCTTTGGATTGCCTGATGAAACTAAAGAGATGATGCTTGAGACCTCAAAAGCTGCTTATGAATGGGGTATAGATTCTGTTAAATACCACCCGCTGTACGTGGTTAAAAAAACTGCTTTAGCAAATGATTTTATTAAGGGGAAATTTACTCCAATTAGTGAAGATGATTATCTTGATGTTTTAGTTAAATCAATTAAAATGAAACCTGAACATGTGTCAGTACAAAGAGTAACAGCTGGCATTAATGACAACTCTCTACTTTCACCAGATTGGTGCAGAGACAAAAATACTCAAATTAAAAATATAAATAGAGCGCTTAAGCCTTTAAATCTTAAATATTAG
- the trxA gene encoding thioredoxin encodes MGKYIELTGSDFEATLSEGVSLVDFWAPWCGPCRMIAPVIEELAEDFDGKAKICKVNTDEEQDIAVKFGIRSIPTIMFFKNGEMVDQVVGAQSKAALAEKINALLA; translated from the coding sequence ATGGGTAAATACATAGAATTAACAGGTTCAGACTTTGAAGCAACTTTAAGTGAAGGTGTGTCTTTAGTAGACTTCTGGGCACCTTGGTGTGGACCTTGTCGTATGATAGCTCCTGTAATCGAAGAGTTAGCTGAAGATTTTGACGGAAAAGCTAAAATCTGTAAAGTAAACACTGACGAAGAGCAAGATATTGCAGTTAAGTTTGGTATCCGTTCTATTCCTACTATTATGTTTTTCAAAAATGGTGAAATGGTAGACCAAGTTGTTGGTGCACAATCCAAAGCTGCATTAGCTGAAAAAATAAACGCTCTTTTAGCGTAA